A stretch of Crossiella cryophila DNA encodes these proteins:
- a CDS encoding NUDIX hydrolase encodes MHAAGAALWRETPAGVELAVAHRPRYDDWSLPKGKCDPGETLTETAVREIAEETGYHAVLGRMLPAAHYEVSTKDGNTRPKRVTYYSAEAIGGDFVPNEEVDELRWLSADKARALLSYEHDRVVLDAFTALPARVRTVLLVRHAKAGKREKWAGPDELRPLTPSGTHQARCLGRMLPAFAPQRLYAAPRVRCAQTVEPLAEQLGLPITEEWLLAEEGFWPDPDAGVRRFLAIAADGAAVVSSQGGVIPELVERLAVKAGLPLTEFPSRKGSTWILTFDADPAGPTLLAADYCETPLPPVRD; translated from the coding sequence CTGCACGCGGCTGGCGCCGCACTGTGGCGGGAAACCCCGGCAGGCGTGGAACTGGCGGTGGCGCACCGTCCGCGCTACGACGACTGGTCGCTGCCCAAGGGCAAGTGCGACCCCGGCGAGACGCTGACCGAGACCGCGGTCAGGGAGATCGCCGAGGAGACCGGTTACCACGCGGTACTGGGCCGGATGCTGCCAGCCGCGCACTATGAGGTGTCCACTAAGGACGGAAATACGCGGCCGAAAAGAGTCACCTATTACTCCGCCGAGGCCATTGGCGGGGACTTCGTCCCGAACGAAGAGGTCGACGAACTGCGCTGGCTGAGCGCGGACAAAGCCCGCGCGCTGCTGAGCTATGAGCACGACCGGGTGGTGCTGGACGCCTTCACCGCGCTGCCAGCCCGCGTCCGCACCGTGCTGCTGGTCCGGCACGCCAAGGCGGGCAAGCGGGAGAAGTGGGCCGGGCCGGACGAGCTGCGCCCGCTCACACCCTCCGGCACGCACCAGGCGCGCTGCCTCGGCCGGATGCTGCCGGCCTTCGCCCCGCAGCGCCTCTACGCGGCTCCCAGGGTGCGTTGCGCGCAGACCGTGGAGCCCTTGGCCGAGCAGCTGGGGCTGCCTATCACCGAGGAGTGGTTGCTGGCCGAGGAGGGCTTCTGGCCGGACCCGGACGCGGGGGTGCGCCGGTTCCTGGCCATCGCCGCCGATGGGGCCGCGGTGGTCTCCAGTCAGGGCGGGGTGATCCCGGAGTTGGTGGAGCGGCTGGCGGTCAAAGCCGGCCTGCCGCTGACCGAGTTCCCCAGCCGCAAGGGCAGCACCTGGATCCTCACCTTCGACGCCGATCCGGCCGGTCCGACCCTGC